In the genome of Croceimicrobium hydrocarbonivorans, one region contains:
- a CDS encoding TonB-dependent receptor, with protein sequence MQRIFLLGLLLSLQSSLWAQKSFTVSGYVEDALSRERIIGVNLYIDGSTIGTTTNTFGYYSLSLPPGEYDLIVSFIGFESIRQKIVISNKNLNLDFELKEAFESLEEVTVTAEEAQVEQVQMSQVQLSVSEIKKIPAFLGEVDIIRAIQLLPGVQSGNEGTTGFYVRGGSPDQNLILLDGVPVYNASHLFGFFSVFNADAIKNVNLTKGGFPARFGGRLSSVLEIDMKEGNLREFHGEGSLGLISSKLTIEGPIWKDHTSFIVSGRRTYYDILAAPFIPEGQDFGYYFADLNAKINHVFSRKDRLYLSYYNGIDDFGFREEYQDDPFFGGGEGYDESGLNWGNHTGALRWNHLFSDKLFSNLTATFSQYRFSIGFESYYKDGTEENRSGFEYFSLIRDYGLRYDLEYALNNQHQLRFGASYTNHTFRPGVAQIEETYNGAGIDSILDLSKKVFANDLYVYAEDDWKLGNKWRVNYGLHYSAYLTNDNAFYHNIQPRVSARYLINDEISVKGSYALMNQYVHLLSNSGIGLPTDLWVSSTAKVKPQISQQVAVGSSTSLWNKRFEFSAEAYYKVMDNLIEYKEGASFLSNTDWQSTVETDGEGEAYGLELLFRKKKGKTTGWIGYTLAWSNRRFGNLNDGEWYPYRFDRRHDISVVLNHQFSERFDLGLTWVYGTGNTFTAPISQFMLTNEYGSSTTYDRFSDRNGLRMPAYHRLDLGFNWHVKTKWGQSTWNISVYNAYSRQNPFFLYLNQNSNGERRINQVSLFPIIPSLSYQFKF encoded by the coding sequence ATGCAAAGAATCTTTCTTCTGGGTCTCTTGCTATCCCTGCAATCCAGCCTATGGGCCCAAAAAAGCTTCACGGTAAGTGGCTATGTTGAAGACGCCCTTTCTCGTGAGCGAATCATCGGTGTAAACCTCTATATCGATGGCAGCACTATCGGCACTACCACCAATACTTTTGGCTATTATTCACTTTCTCTGCCCCCTGGTGAGTATGATTTAATAGTCTCCTTTATCGGTTTCGAGAGCATTCGTCAGAAGATTGTTATCAGCAACAAGAACCTTAATCTCGACTTTGAGCTTAAGGAAGCTTTCGAATCTCTAGAAGAAGTGACCGTAACTGCCGAAGAAGCGCAAGTGGAACAGGTGCAAATGAGTCAAGTTCAATTAAGTGTTTCTGAAATTAAGAAAATTCCCGCCTTTTTAGGGGAAGTGGACATTATCCGAGCCATTCAACTTTTACCCGGTGTGCAAAGTGGTAATGAAGGAACTACTGGTTTTTACGTTCGCGGTGGTAGTCCGGATCAAAACCTGATTTTACTAGATGGGGTTCCTGTGTACAATGCTTCTCACCTCTTCGGCTTCTTTTCGGTTTTTAATGCCGATGCGATTAAGAACGTAAACCTCACCAAAGGAGGTTTCCCGGCTCGCTTTGGAGGTCGTTTGAGCTCCGTATTGGAAATCGACATGAAAGAAGGTAACCTACGAGAATTCCATGGTGAAGGTTCCTTAGGTCTAATTAGTAGTAAGCTTACTATAGAAGGACCCATCTGGAAAGATCATACCTCTTTTATTGTGAGTGGCCGCCGCACCTATTACGATATTTTGGCAGCGCCCTTTATTCCGGAAGGACAGGATTTCGGTTATTATTTCGCTGATCTCAATGCAAAAATCAACCATGTTTTCTCCCGTAAGGACCGTTTATATTTAAGCTATTACAATGGTATTGATGATTTCGGCTTTCGCGAAGAATACCAGGATGATCCCTTCTTTGGCGGAGGCGAAGGCTATGATGAGTCGGGTTTAAACTGGGGAAATCACACCGGTGCCTTGCGTTGGAATCACCTCTTTAGCGATAAACTCTTCAGCAACCTAACGGCGACCTTTTCACAATACCGCTTTTCGATTGGTTTCGAAAGTTATTATAAAGATGGTACCGAAGAAAATCGCAGTGGTTTTGAATACTTCTCTTTGATTCGCGATTATGGCCTGCGCTATGATTTAGAATATGCCCTCAACAATCAGCATCAATTACGATTTGGTGCTTCGTATACCAATCATACATTCCGTCCAGGAGTTGCCCAAATTGAGGAAACTTATAATGGTGCTGGTATCGACTCTATTCTGGACCTTTCAAAGAAAGTATTTGCCAATGACCTTTATGTTTATGCAGAGGACGATTGGAAATTAGGTAATAAATGGCGAGTAAATTATGGTTTACACTATTCTGCCTACCTCACCAATGACAATGCCTTTTACCACAATATTCAGCCCCGGGTTTCTGCCCGTTACTTGATTAATGATGAGATTTCTGTTAAAGGTTCTTATGCCTTGATGAATCAATATGTGCATTTGCTTTCCAATTCAGGAATTGGTTTGCCCACCGATTTATGGGTAAGTTCTACTGCTAAAGTGAAGCCGCAAATCTCACAGCAGGTGGCTGTTGGTAGCAGTACCTCCTTATGGAATAAGCGCTTCGAATTTAGTGCGGAAGCCTATTATAAGGTGATGGACAATTTGATTGAATACAAAGAAGGGGCATCCTTCCTGTCGAATACCGATTGGCAAAGCACAGTTGAAACCGATGGCGAAGGTGAAGCCTATGGTTTGGAATTATTATTCCGCAAGAAAAAAGGCAAAACTACGGGTTGGATTGGCTATACCTTGGCTTGGAGTAACCGTCGTTTCGGTAATCTAAATGATGGTGAATGGTATCCTTACCGCTTTGATCGTCGTCATGATATTAGTGTGGTACTAAACCATCAATTCAGCGAGCGATTTGATTTAGGCCTTACTTGGGTGTATGGAACCGGAAACACCTTTACCGCTCCTATTTCTCAGTTTATGTTGACCAACGAATACGGTTCCTCTACTACCTACGATCGTTTTAGTGATCGCAATGGATTGCGGATGCCTGCCTATCACCGTTTAGACCTGGGCTTTAACTGGCATGTAAAAACCAAATGGGGTCAGAGTACCTGGAATATCTCCGTGTACAATGCTTATTCGCGCCAAAACCCATTCTTCTTATATCTTAATCAAAATAGTAATGGGGAGCGCCGCATTAATCAGGTGAGCCTCTTCCCTATCATTCCTTCCCTCTCTTATCAATTCAAATTCTAG
- a CDS encoding DUF4249 domain-containing protein, whose product MKKLSYFLPLLALWSCEKELDYELPDPGPQIVIDTRLKSGQGMEVFLSESVYSLSSAEPKSRDDFEAWLYTDDPASPFQLTAEAYNPGYEPQFVYRTPHQVIAGQNYRLVVRGPGFPEATVSERVPGPVEIDTVTYNRTDKEFTFRFKDDGATDDYYMITVNELGADDLVYSSLDLALEFFEFQDFIGDSEFDGRQYGFVSYLKDDDFNGKTRELKVRIEGETSAVFVELRLHHISSSYYRHELTKSAYNYSDGFFSEPSQIYSNVENGYGIMATSASSVRRVQF is encoded by the coding sequence ATGAAAAAACTTAGCTATTTCCTACCGCTCCTTGCTTTATGGTCTTGCGAAAAAGAGCTGGATTATGAACTACCTGATCCCGGACCTCAAATTGTAATTGATACCCGCCTTAAAAGCGGACAAGGCATGGAAGTGTTTTTAAGCGAATCGGTTTACTCTCTTTCTTCTGCCGAACCCAAAAGTCGGGATGACTTTGAAGCTTGGTTATATACCGATGATCCTGCTTCTCCCTTTCAATTAACAGCAGAAGCTTACAATCCTGGCTATGAGCCTCAGTTTGTATACCGCACTCCCCATCAGGTTATTGCGGGTCAAAATTACCGTTTGGTGGTTCGTGGACCTGGTTTCCCGGAAGCAACAGTTAGCGAGCGTGTTCCCGGCCCGGTAGAAATCGATACGGTGACATATAACCGCACGGATAAGGAATTCACCTTCCGCTTTAAGGATGATGGCGCTACTGATGATTATTACATGATTACCGTAAATGAATTGGGGGCCGATGATTTAGTTTATTCCTCTTTAGATCTGGCTTTGGAGTTTTTCGAATTCCAGGATTTTATTGGTGACTCCGAATTTGATGGCCGCCAGTATGGCTTTGTAAGCTACCTTAAGGATGATGATTTTAATGGTAAGACGCGCGAATTAAAAGTGCGGATTGAAGGCGAAACCTCAGCCGTATTTGTGGAGTTGCGCTTGCACCATATTTCTTCAAGCTACTATCGCCACGAATTAACGAAGTCGGCCTACAATTACAGCGATGGCTTCTTTAGTGAACCATCGCAGATTTATTCCAATGTAGAAAACGGCTACGGTATTATGGCTACCTCAGCATCCAGCGTGCGGAGAGTACAATTTTAG